The Dama dama isolate Ldn47 chromosome 23, ASM3311817v1, whole genome shotgun sequence genome contains a region encoding:
- the TRMT6 gene encoding tRNA (adenine(58)-N(1))-methyltransferase non-catalytic subunit TRM6 isoform X1, whose translation MESSEEQPGPQPQYPGNHCIRDGDFVVLKREDVFKAVQVQRRKKVTFEKQWFYLDNVIGHSYGTTFEVTNGGSLQPKKKKEEPTSETKEAGTDNRNIIDDGKSQKLTQDDIKALKDKGIKGEEIVQQLIENSTTFRDKTEFAQDKYIKKKKKKYEAMITVVKPSTRILSVMYYAREPGKINHMRYDTLAQMLTLGNIRAGNKMIVMETCAGLVLGAMMERMGGFGSIIQLYPGGGPVRAATACFGFPKSFLSGLYEFPLNKVDSLLNGTFSAEMLSSEPKDNASVEESNGTLEEKQTSEQENEDSIAEAPESNHPEEQETMEIVSQDPDYKEPKESGSKKDYIQEKQRRQEEQKKRHLEAAALLSERNADGLIVASRFHPTPLLLSLLDFVAPSRPFVVYCQYKEPLLECYTKLRERGGVINLRLSETWLRNYQVLPDRSHPKLLMSGGGGYLLSGFTVAMDNLKADPSLKSSTSTLESHKTEEPAAKKRKCPESDS comes from the exons ATGGAGAGCTCTGAGGAGCAACCAGGCCCACAGCCACAGTATCCCGGGAACCACTGCATCCGCGACGGCGACTTCGTGGTGCTGAAACGGGAAGATGTGTTTAAAGCAGTGCAAGTCCAGCGGAGAAA GAAAGTAACTTTTGAAAAACAGTGGTTCTATCTGGATAACGTCATTGGCCATAGTTATGGAACCACATTTGAAGTGACCAATGGAGGAAGTCTTCAGCctaagaagaagaaggaagagccTACTTCAG AAACCAAAGAAGCGGGCACTGATAATCGAAATATAATTGATGATGGAAAATCTCAGAAACTTACTCAAGATGACATAAAAGCTTTAAAGGACAAAGGCATTAAAGGCGAG GAAATAGTTCAGCAATTAATTGAAAATAGTACAACATTCCGAGACAAGACAGAATTTGctcaagataaatatataaaaaagaagaaaaagaa ATATGAAGCCATGATTACTGTTGTGAAGCCGTCCACCCGCATTCTTTCAGTTATGTATTATGCAAGAGAACCTGGAAAAATTAA cCACATGAGATATGATACACTCGCCCAGATGTTGACATTGGGAAATATCCGTGCTGGCAATAAAATGATTGTGATGGAGACATGTGCAGGCTTGGTGCTGGGTGCAATGATGGAACGAATGGGAG gTTTTGGCTCCATTATTCAGCTGTACCCTGGAGGTGGACCTGTTCGGGCAGCAACGGCATGTTTTGGATTTCCAAAATCTTTCCTCAGTGGTCTTTATGAATTCCCCCTCAACAAAGTGGACAGTCTCTTAAATGGAACATTTTCTGCCGAGATGTTGTCTTCAGAGCCGAAAGACAATGCTTCAGTTGAAGAAAGTAATGGCACACTGGAGGAAAAACAGACTTCTGAACAAGAGAATGAAGATAGCATAGCAGAAGCCCCAGAGAGCAATCACCCAGAAGaacaagaaacaatggaaattgtCTCTCAAGATCCAGACTATAAGGAGCCTAAAGAGAGTGGAAGTAAAAAGGATTAT attcaggaaaagcagaggagacaagaagagcagaagaaaagacatttagaggctgctgctctgctgagtgaaagaaacgcAGATGG TTTAATTGTAGCTAGTCGTTTCCATCCCACTCCACTGCTGCTGTCTTTGCTGGACTTTGTGGCTCCTTCAAGGCCATTCGTGGTCTACTGTCAGTATAAAGAG CCTCTGTTGGAGTGCTACACAAAACTTCGGGAAAGAGGAGGGGTCATCAACCTCAGGCTGTCTGAAACCTGGCTCAGAAATTACCAG GTTTTGCCAGATCGAAGTCATCCCAAACTACTGATGAGCGGAGGTGGGGGGTACCTTCTCTCAGGCTTCACTGTTGCCATGGACAACCTTAAAGCAGACCCCAGTCTCAAATCTAGCACCAGCACTTTAGAATCTCACAAGACTGAAGAGCCAGCAGCTAAAAAACGGAAATGCCCAGAATCTGACtcttaa
- the TRMT6 gene encoding tRNA (adenine(58)-N(1))-methyltransferase non-catalytic subunit TRM6 isoform X2 — MCLKQCKSSGEKTKEAGTDNRNIIDDGKSQKLTQDDIKALKDKGIKGEEIVQQLIENSTTFRDKTEFAQDKYIKKKKKKYEAMITVVKPSTRILSVMYYAREPGKINHMRYDTLAQMLTLGNIRAGNKMIVMETCAGLVLGAMMERMGGFGSIIQLYPGGGPVRAATACFGFPKSFLSGLYEFPLNKVDSLLNGTFSAEMLSSEPKDNASVEESNGTLEEKQTSEQENEDSIAEAPESNHPEEQETMEIVSQDPDYKEPKESGSKKDYIQEKQRRQEEQKKRHLEAAALLSERNADGLIVASRFHPTPLLLSLLDFVAPSRPFVVYCQYKEPLLECYTKLRERGGVINLRLSETWLRNYQVLPDRSHPKLLMSGGGGYLLSGFTVAMDNLKADPSLKSSTSTLESHKTEEPAAKKRKCPESDS, encoded by the exons ATGTGTTTAAAGCAGTGCAAGTCCAGCGGAGAAA AAACCAAAGAAGCGGGCACTGATAATCGAAATATAATTGATGATGGAAAATCTCAGAAACTTACTCAAGATGACATAAAAGCTTTAAAGGACAAAGGCATTAAAGGCGAG GAAATAGTTCAGCAATTAATTGAAAATAGTACAACATTCCGAGACAAGACAGAATTTGctcaagataaatatataaaaaagaagaaaaagaa ATATGAAGCCATGATTACTGTTGTGAAGCCGTCCACCCGCATTCTTTCAGTTATGTATTATGCAAGAGAACCTGGAAAAATTAA cCACATGAGATATGATACACTCGCCCAGATGTTGACATTGGGAAATATCCGTGCTGGCAATAAAATGATTGTGATGGAGACATGTGCAGGCTTGGTGCTGGGTGCAATGATGGAACGAATGGGAG gTTTTGGCTCCATTATTCAGCTGTACCCTGGAGGTGGACCTGTTCGGGCAGCAACGGCATGTTTTGGATTTCCAAAATCTTTCCTCAGTGGTCTTTATGAATTCCCCCTCAACAAAGTGGACAGTCTCTTAAATGGAACATTTTCTGCCGAGATGTTGTCTTCAGAGCCGAAAGACAATGCTTCAGTTGAAGAAAGTAATGGCACACTGGAGGAAAAACAGACTTCTGAACAAGAGAATGAAGATAGCATAGCAGAAGCCCCAGAGAGCAATCACCCAGAAGaacaagaaacaatggaaattgtCTCTCAAGATCCAGACTATAAGGAGCCTAAAGAGAGTGGAAGTAAAAAGGATTAT attcaggaaaagcagaggagacaagaagagcagaagaaaagacatttagaggctgctgctctgctgagtgaaagaaacgcAGATGG TTTAATTGTAGCTAGTCGTTTCCATCCCACTCCACTGCTGCTGTCTTTGCTGGACTTTGTGGCTCCTTCAAGGCCATTCGTGGTCTACTGTCAGTATAAAGAG CCTCTGTTGGAGTGCTACACAAAACTTCGGGAAAGAGGAGGGGTCATCAACCTCAGGCTGTCTGAAACCTGGCTCAGAAATTACCAG GTTTTGCCAGATCGAAGTCATCCCAAACTACTGATGAGCGGAGGTGGGGGGTACCTTCTCTCAGGCTTCACTGTTGCCATGGACAACCTTAAAGCAGACCCCAGTCTCAAATCTAGCACCAGCACTTTAGAATCTCACAAGACTGAAGAGCCAGCAGCTAAAAAACGGAAATGCCCAGAATCTGACtcttaa